From the Primulina tabacum isolate GXHZ01 chromosome 15, ASM2559414v2, whole genome shotgun sequence genome, one window contains:
- the LOC142528116 gene encoding uncharacterized protein LOC142528116 isoform X1: protein MEKTNKKRPLVFLDVSIDGDVYERMVFELFTDVAPKTAENFRALCTGEKGVSPKTGKPLHYKGTFFHRIVKGYAAQGGDFLRQDGNFGESIYDGRFPDEFPKLKHDGPGLLSMAIADRDERGSLFSITLKADHHLDRKCIVFGELVDGNDVLKKIENAGDEDGRPAVTVKIINSGEINDDKRNGNKLKIVDTMEANNHEVKRKGKHKKSSKRRKRRRRHYSSESGSSTDTDLESSESDSDSDSDASSLSDTSSSSDEKRKKRKRSKRDRHKRGKGKDRRREKRRRRRDKKSKRRAKRDDVSDSESNSRSGSSSEENNDDSVGAFDKKQKSAGNQSYLVENWETTTVDHRKVNAADMFDAEEGEFPEENGEHQNNGVGIEMGPDRMADRHPDVVADVPGKSRSRSSSPRRALSKSMSLSPQRTDGRSPGVGAKHNRNRSPCVSRSPQVQQISDKGRSMSPVRSGSRSMSPVRSPPRRQDRNLSVSPPARSRSPNSHSRSATVSPPRIRVTRSPLRTSSRRSSLRSASRSPVRPSRRSVSRSSGKPSRRSLSKSPVRLSQRSVSRSSGRAPSRRSPSRSPVRAPIRTRRRSYSRSPVISGRRARSPVSNRGGSSSRSPSADGSPKRIRRGRGFSDRYAYVRRYRSRSRSPDRSPIRSYRYDGRSERDRYPNFRRSPRRYRSPPRGRTPLRYRGRRSRSRSSSVSRSPIRYRNRRYSRSPIRSRSPVERYRGSPRGERRRSPSRSRSPSASQSPRESQSPRRATKGNSRSSSGSPPRKTGLVSYGDVSPNSSHE, encoded by the exons ATGGAGAAAACGAATAAGAAAAGACCTCTTGTGTTTTTAGATGTCTCAATTGATGGAGACGTTTACGAGAGGATGGTGTTCGAG CTTTTCACTGATGTTGCTCCGAAGACAGCTGAAAACTTTCGTGCTCTTTGTACTG GAGAAAAAGGTGTCAGCCCTAAAACTGGGAAGCCTCTCCATTACAAGGGAACCTTTTTCCATCGTATTGTCAAAGGATATGCAGCTCAG GGTGGGGACTTTCTTCGGCAAGATG GCAATTTTGGAGAAAGTATATACGATGGAAGATTTCCAG ATGAATTTCCGAAGCTGAAACATGATGGACCGGGTTTATTATCTATGGCAATTGCTGATCGTGATGAACGTGGCTCATTGTTCAGTATCACCTTAAAAGCTGATCATCATCTTGACAG GAAATGTATTGTCTTTGGTGAGCTTGTGGATGGGAATGATGTGTTGAAGAAGATTGAGAATGCTGGGGACGAAGATGGGAGACCTGCCGTTACTGTGAAAATTATTAATTCTGGAGAAATAAATGATG ATAAAAGGAATGGGAATAAATTGAAAATAGTGGACACCATGGAGGCAAACAATCACGAAGTAAAGCGCAAGGGGAAACACAAAAAATCTTCAAAAAGGAGGAAAAGGAGAAGACGCCATTATTCGTCCGAATCAGGTAGTTCAACAGATACTGACTTGGAGTCTTCAGAATCTGATAGTGATTCCGACTCAGATGCATCCTCTTTAAGTGACACTAGCTCTTCTAGTGATGAAAAACGTAAGAAAAGGAAGAGATCTAAGAGGGATAGACATAAACGTGGAAAGGGGAAGGATAGGCGACGTGAAAAACGACGCAGAAGACGAGATAAAAAGTCCAAACGTAGAGCTAAAAG GGATGATGTCTCAGATAGTGAAAGCAACAGTAGAAGTGGAAGTAGCTCTGAAGAAAATAATGATGATTCGGTTGGAGCTTTTGATAAGAAGCAGAAAAGTGCTG GAAATCAATCTTATCTTGTTGAGAATTGGGAAACCACAACTGTAGATCATAGGAAGGTGAATGCAGCTGACATGTTCGACGCGGAGGAGGGTGAATTCCCCGAGGAGAATGGAGAACATCAAAACAATGGTGTTGGAATCGAAATGGGACCAGACAGAATGGCTGACAGACACCCTGATGTAGTAGCCGATGTTCCTGGCAAATCTAG GAGCCGAAGCTCAAGTCCTAGAAGAGCCCTGAGTAAGAGTATGAGCTTGAGTCCTCAGAGAACTGATGGAAGAAGTCCTGGTGTTGGTGCAAAGCATAACAGGAACAGGAGCCCATGTGTTAGTCGAAGTCCCCAGGTGCAGCAGATCTCTGATAAGGGCAGAAGTATGAGTCCAGTTAGAAGTGGAAGCAGAAGTATGAGTCCAGTTAGAAGTCCCCCAAGAAGGCAGGACAGAAATCTAAGTGTGAGCCCTCCAGCTAGGTCTCGTTCACCAAATAGCCATAGTAGAAGTGCCACAGTTTCTCCTCCCAGAATAAGAGTTACGCGGAGCCCGCTCAGAACTTCATCCAGGAGGTCATCATTGAGGTCGGCGAGTCGCAGTCCTGTGAGACCTTCTCGACGCAGTGTAAGCAGGAGCTCAGGCAAACCTTCTCGAAGGAGCTTAAGCAAAAGCCCAGTTAGATTATCCCAGAGAAGTGTTAGCAGAAGCTCAGGTAGGGCCCCCTCCAGAAGAAGCCCTAGTCGTAGTCCAGTAAGGGCACCTATCAGGACTAGGCGCCGAAGCTACTCAAGGAGTCCTGTAATATCAGGCCGGAGAGCAAGATCACCTGTTTCTAATCGTGGTGGGAGTTCTTCAAGAAGCCCTTCTGCTGATGGATCACCTAAACGGATCAGAAGAGGTAGGGGTTTTAGTGATCGATACGCTTACGTACGGCGTTACAGGAGTCGCTCCCGCTCTCCTGATCGTTCTCCCATAAGGTCATATCGATATGATGGTAGAAGTGAGCGTGATCG ATATCCAAATTTTAGAAGATCCCCAAGGCGTTATAGGAGCCCACCTCGTGGAAGAACTCCTTTGAG ATACAGGGGCAGAAGAAGCAGGTCTCGTAGCTCCAGCGTGTCTCGCAGTCCAATACGCTACCGCAACCGACGTTACAGCCGAAGCCCCATTCGAAGCCGCTCTCCGGTGGAGAGGTATCGTGGGTCCCCACGTGGTGAGAGGCGACGATCACCTTCACGTAGCCGAAGCCCATCTGCATCACAATCCCCTCGTGAATCACAATCTCCCAGGCGTGCTACAAAAGGGAACTCAAGGTCATCATCTGGTAGCCCTCCTAGAAAGACAGGTTTGGTTTCTTATGGAGACGTGTCACCCAATTCTAGTCATGAATAA
- the LOC142528116 gene encoding uncharacterized protein LOC142528116 isoform X2 — protein MEKTNKKRPLVFLDVSIDGDVYERMVFELFTDVAPKTAENFRALCTGEKGVSPKTGKPLHYKGTFFHRIVKGYAAQGGDFLRQDGNFGESIYDGRFPDEFPKLKHDGPGLLSMAIADRDERGSLFSITLKADHHLDRKCIVFGELVDGNDVLKKIENAGDEDGRPAVTVKIINSGEINDDKRNGNKLKIVDTMEANNHEVKRKGKHKKSSKRRKRRRRHYSSESGSSTDTDLESSESDSDSDSDASSLSDTSSSSDEKRKKRKRSKRDRHKRGKGKDRRREKRRRRRDKKSKRRAKRDDVSDSESNSRSGSSSEENNDDSVGAFDKKQKSADHRKVNAADMFDAEEGEFPEENGEHQNNGVGIEMGPDRMADRHPDVVADVPGKSRSRSSSPRRALSKSMSLSPQRTDGRSPGVGAKHNRNRSPCVSRSPQVQQISDKGRSMSPVRSGSRSMSPVRSPPRRQDRNLSVSPPARSRSPNSHSRSATVSPPRIRVTRSPLRTSSRRSSLRSASRSPVRPSRRSVSRSSGKPSRRSLSKSPVRLSQRSVSRSSGRAPSRRSPSRSPVRAPIRTRRRSYSRSPVISGRRARSPVSNRGGSSSRSPSADGSPKRIRRGRGFSDRYAYVRRYRSRSRSPDRSPIRSYRYDGRSERDRYPNFRRSPRRYRSPPRGRTPLRYRGRRSRSRSSSVSRSPIRYRNRRYSRSPIRSRSPVERYRGSPRGERRRSPSRSRSPSASQSPRESQSPRRATKGNSRSSSGSPPRKTGLVSYGDVSPNSSHE, from the exons ATGGAGAAAACGAATAAGAAAAGACCTCTTGTGTTTTTAGATGTCTCAATTGATGGAGACGTTTACGAGAGGATGGTGTTCGAG CTTTTCACTGATGTTGCTCCGAAGACAGCTGAAAACTTTCGTGCTCTTTGTACTG GAGAAAAAGGTGTCAGCCCTAAAACTGGGAAGCCTCTCCATTACAAGGGAACCTTTTTCCATCGTATTGTCAAAGGATATGCAGCTCAG GGTGGGGACTTTCTTCGGCAAGATG GCAATTTTGGAGAAAGTATATACGATGGAAGATTTCCAG ATGAATTTCCGAAGCTGAAACATGATGGACCGGGTTTATTATCTATGGCAATTGCTGATCGTGATGAACGTGGCTCATTGTTCAGTATCACCTTAAAAGCTGATCATCATCTTGACAG GAAATGTATTGTCTTTGGTGAGCTTGTGGATGGGAATGATGTGTTGAAGAAGATTGAGAATGCTGGGGACGAAGATGGGAGACCTGCCGTTACTGTGAAAATTATTAATTCTGGAGAAATAAATGATG ATAAAAGGAATGGGAATAAATTGAAAATAGTGGACACCATGGAGGCAAACAATCACGAAGTAAAGCGCAAGGGGAAACACAAAAAATCTTCAAAAAGGAGGAAAAGGAGAAGACGCCATTATTCGTCCGAATCAGGTAGTTCAACAGATACTGACTTGGAGTCTTCAGAATCTGATAGTGATTCCGACTCAGATGCATCCTCTTTAAGTGACACTAGCTCTTCTAGTGATGAAAAACGTAAGAAAAGGAAGAGATCTAAGAGGGATAGACATAAACGTGGAAAGGGGAAGGATAGGCGACGTGAAAAACGACGCAGAAGACGAGATAAAAAGTCCAAACGTAGAGCTAAAAG GGATGATGTCTCAGATAGTGAAAGCAACAGTAGAAGTGGAAGTAGCTCTGAAGAAAATAATGATGATTCGGTTGGAGCTTTTGATAAGAAGCAGAAAAGTGCTG ATCATAGGAAGGTGAATGCAGCTGACATGTTCGACGCGGAGGAGGGTGAATTCCCCGAGGAGAATGGAGAACATCAAAACAATGGTGTTGGAATCGAAATGGGACCAGACAGAATGGCTGACAGACACCCTGATGTAGTAGCCGATGTTCCTGGCAAATCTAG GAGCCGAAGCTCAAGTCCTAGAAGAGCCCTGAGTAAGAGTATGAGCTTGAGTCCTCAGAGAACTGATGGAAGAAGTCCTGGTGTTGGTGCAAAGCATAACAGGAACAGGAGCCCATGTGTTAGTCGAAGTCCCCAGGTGCAGCAGATCTCTGATAAGGGCAGAAGTATGAGTCCAGTTAGAAGTGGAAGCAGAAGTATGAGTCCAGTTAGAAGTCCCCCAAGAAGGCAGGACAGAAATCTAAGTGTGAGCCCTCCAGCTAGGTCTCGTTCACCAAATAGCCATAGTAGAAGTGCCACAGTTTCTCCTCCCAGAATAAGAGTTACGCGGAGCCCGCTCAGAACTTCATCCAGGAGGTCATCATTGAGGTCGGCGAGTCGCAGTCCTGTGAGACCTTCTCGACGCAGTGTAAGCAGGAGCTCAGGCAAACCTTCTCGAAGGAGCTTAAGCAAAAGCCCAGTTAGATTATCCCAGAGAAGTGTTAGCAGAAGCTCAGGTAGGGCCCCCTCCAGAAGAAGCCCTAGTCGTAGTCCAGTAAGGGCACCTATCAGGACTAGGCGCCGAAGCTACTCAAGGAGTCCTGTAATATCAGGCCGGAGAGCAAGATCACCTGTTTCTAATCGTGGTGGGAGTTCTTCAAGAAGCCCTTCTGCTGATGGATCACCTAAACGGATCAGAAGAGGTAGGGGTTTTAGTGATCGATACGCTTACGTACGGCGTTACAGGAGTCGCTCCCGCTCTCCTGATCGTTCTCCCATAAGGTCATATCGATATGATGGTAGAAGTGAGCGTGATCG ATATCCAAATTTTAGAAGATCCCCAAGGCGTTATAGGAGCCCACCTCGTGGAAGAACTCCTTTGAG ATACAGGGGCAGAAGAAGCAGGTCTCGTAGCTCCAGCGTGTCTCGCAGTCCAATACGCTACCGCAACCGACGTTACAGCCGAAGCCCCATTCGAAGCCGCTCTCCGGTGGAGAGGTATCGTGGGTCCCCACGTGGTGAGAGGCGACGATCACCTTCACGTAGCCGAAGCCCATCTGCATCACAATCCCCTCGTGAATCACAATCTCCCAGGCGTGCTACAAAAGGGAACTCAAGGTCATCATCTGGTAGCCCTCCTAGAAAGACAGGTTTGGTTTCTTATGGAGACGTGTCACCCAATTCTAGTCATGAATAA
- the LOC142528116 gene encoding uncharacterized protein LOC142528116 isoform X3, with the protein MTVFLVILFEGGDFLRQDGNFGESIYDGRFPDEFPKLKHDGPGLLSMAIADRDERGSLFSITLKADHHLDRKCIVFGELVDGNDVLKKIENAGDEDGRPAVTVKIINSGEINDDKRNGNKLKIVDTMEANNHEVKRKGKHKKSSKRRKRRRRHYSSESGSSTDTDLESSESDSDSDSDASSLSDTSSSSDEKRKKRKRSKRDRHKRGKGKDRRREKRRRRRDKKSKRRAKRDDVSDSESNSRSGSSSEENNDDSVGAFDKKQKSAGNQSYLVENWETTTVDHRKVNAADMFDAEEGEFPEENGEHQNNGVGIEMGPDRMADRHPDVVADVPGKSRSRSSSPRRALSKSMSLSPQRTDGRSPGVGAKHNRNRSPCVSRSPQVQQISDKGRSMSPVRSGSRSMSPVRSPPRRQDRNLSVSPPARSRSPNSHSRSATVSPPRIRVTRSPLRTSSRRSSLRSASRSPVRPSRRSVSRSSGKPSRRSLSKSPVRLSQRSVSRSSGRAPSRRSPSRSPVRAPIRTRRRSYSRSPVISGRRARSPVSNRGGSSSRSPSADGSPKRIRRGRGFSDRYAYVRRYRSRSRSPDRSPIRSYRYDGRSERDRYPNFRRSPRRYRSPPRGRTPLRYRGRRSRSRSSSVSRSPIRYRNRRYSRSPIRSRSPVERYRGSPRGERRRSPSRSRSPSASQSPRESQSPRRATKGNSRSSSGSPPRKTGLVSYGDVSPNSSHE; encoded by the exons ATGACTGTCTTTCTTGTGATATTGTTTGAG GGTGGGGACTTTCTTCGGCAAGATG GCAATTTTGGAGAAAGTATATACGATGGAAGATTTCCAG ATGAATTTCCGAAGCTGAAACATGATGGACCGGGTTTATTATCTATGGCAATTGCTGATCGTGATGAACGTGGCTCATTGTTCAGTATCACCTTAAAAGCTGATCATCATCTTGACAG GAAATGTATTGTCTTTGGTGAGCTTGTGGATGGGAATGATGTGTTGAAGAAGATTGAGAATGCTGGGGACGAAGATGGGAGACCTGCCGTTACTGTGAAAATTATTAATTCTGGAGAAATAAATGATG ATAAAAGGAATGGGAATAAATTGAAAATAGTGGACACCATGGAGGCAAACAATCACGAAGTAAAGCGCAAGGGGAAACACAAAAAATCTTCAAAAAGGAGGAAAAGGAGAAGACGCCATTATTCGTCCGAATCAGGTAGTTCAACAGATACTGACTTGGAGTCTTCAGAATCTGATAGTGATTCCGACTCAGATGCATCCTCTTTAAGTGACACTAGCTCTTCTAGTGATGAAAAACGTAAGAAAAGGAAGAGATCTAAGAGGGATAGACATAAACGTGGAAAGGGGAAGGATAGGCGACGTGAAAAACGACGCAGAAGACGAGATAAAAAGTCCAAACGTAGAGCTAAAAG GGATGATGTCTCAGATAGTGAAAGCAACAGTAGAAGTGGAAGTAGCTCTGAAGAAAATAATGATGATTCGGTTGGAGCTTTTGATAAGAAGCAGAAAAGTGCTG GAAATCAATCTTATCTTGTTGAGAATTGGGAAACCACAACTGTAGATCATAGGAAGGTGAATGCAGCTGACATGTTCGACGCGGAGGAGGGTGAATTCCCCGAGGAGAATGGAGAACATCAAAACAATGGTGTTGGAATCGAAATGGGACCAGACAGAATGGCTGACAGACACCCTGATGTAGTAGCCGATGTTCCTGGCAAATCTAG GAGCCGAAGCTCAAGTCCTAGAAGAGCCCTGAGTAAGAGTATGAGCTTGAGTCCTCAGAGAACTGATGGAAGAAGTCCTGGTGTTGGTGCAAAGCATAACAGGAACAGGAGCCCATGTGTTAGTCGAAGTCCCCAGGTGCAGCAGATCTCTGATAAGGGCAGAAGTATGAGTCCAGTTAGAAGTGGAAGCAGAAGTATGAGTCCAGTTAGAAGTCCCCCAAGAAGGCAGGACAGAAATCTAAGTGTGAGCCCTCCAGCTAGGTCTCGTTCACCAAATAGCCATAGTAGAAGTGCCACAGTTTCTCCTCCCAGAATAAGAGTTACGCGGAGCCCGCTCAGAACTTCATCCAGGAGGTCATCATTGAGGTCGGCGAGTCGCAGTCCTGTGAGACCTTCTCGACGCAGTGTAAGCAGGAGCTCAGGCAAACCTTCTCGAAGGAGCTTAAGCAAAAGCCCAGTTAGATTATCCCAGAGAAGTGTTAGCAGAAGCTCAGGTAGGGCCCCCTCCAGAAGAAGCCCTAGTCGTAGTCCAGTAAGGGCACCTATCAGGACTAGGCGCCGAAGCTACTCAAGGAGTCCTGTAATATCAGGCCGGAGAGCAAGATCACCTGTTTCTAATCGTGGTGGGAGTTCTTCAAGAAGCCCTTCTGCTGATGGATCACCTAAACGGATCAGAAGAGGTAGGGGTTTTAGTGATCGATACGCTTACGTACGGCGTTACAGGAGTCGCTCCCGCTCTCCTGATCGTTCTCCCATAAGGTCATATCGATATGATGGTAGAAGTGAGCGTGATCG ATATCCAAATTTTAGAAGATCCCCAAGGCGTTATAGGAGCCCACCTCGTGGAAGAACTCCTTTGAG ATACAGGGGCAGAAGAAGCAGGTCTCGTAGCTCCAGCGTGTCTCGCAGTCCAATACGCTACCGCAACCGACGTTACAGCCGAAGCCCCATTCGAAGCCGCTCTCCGGTGGAGAGGTATCGTGGGTCCCCACGTGGTGAGAGGCGACGATCACCTTCACGTAGCCGAAGCCCATCTGCATCACAATCCCCTCGTGAATCACAATCTCCCAGGCGTGCTACAAAAGGGAACTCAAGGTCATCATCTGGTAGCCCTCCTAGAAAGACAGGTTTGGTTTCTTATGGAGACGTGTCACCCAATTCTAGTCATGAATAA
- the LOC142528116 gene encoding uncharacterized protein LOC142528116 isoform X4 produces the protein MILTNDEFPKLKHDGPGLLSMAIADRDERGSLFSITLKADHHLDRKCIVFGELVDGNDVLKKIENAGDEDGRPAVTVKIINSGEINDDKRNGNKLKIVDTMEANNHEVKRKGKHKKSSKRRKRRRRHYSSESGSSTDTDLESSESDSDSDSDASSLSDTSSSSDEKRKKRKRSKRDRHKRGKGKDRRREKRRRRRDKKSKRRAKRDDVSDSESNSRSGSSSEENNDDSVGAFDKKQKSAGNQSYLVENWETTTVDHRKVNAADMFDAEEGEFPEENGEHQNNGVGIEMGPDRMADRHPDVVADVPGKSRSRSSSPRRALSKSMSLSPQRTDGRSPGVGAKHNRNRSPCVSRSPQVQQISDKGRSMSPVRSGSRSMSPVRSPPRRQDRNLSVSPPARSRSPNSHSRSATVSPPRIRVTRSPLRTSSRRSSLRSASRSPVRPSRRSVSRSSGKPSRRSLSKSPVRLSQRSVSRSSGRAPSRRSPSRSPVRAPIRTRRRSYSRSPVISGRRARSPVSNRGGSSSRSPSADGSPKRIRRGRGFSDRYAYVRRYRSRSRSPDRSPIRSYRYDGRSERDRYPNFRRSPRRYRSPPRGRTPLRYRGRRSRSRSSSVSRSPIRYRNRRYSRSPIRSRSPVERYRGSPRGERRRSPSRSRSPSASQSPRESQSPRRATKGNSRSSSGSPPRKTGLVSYGDVSPNSSHE, from the exons ATGATATTGACGAATG ATGAATTTCCGAAGCTGAAACATGATGGACCGGGTTTATTATCTATGGCAATTGCTGATCGTGATGAACGTGGCTCATTGTTCAGTATCACCTTAAAAGCTGATCATCATCTTGACAG GAAATGTATTGTCTTTGGTGAGCTTGTGGATGGGAATGATGTGTTGAAGAAGATTGAGAATGCTGGGGACGAAGATGGGAGACCTGCCGTTACTGTGAAAATTATTAATTCTGGAGAAATAAATGATG ATAAAAGGAATGGGAATAAATTGAAAATAGTGGACACCATGGAGGCAAACAATCACGAAGTAAAGCGCAAGGGGAAACACAAAAAATCTTCAAAAAGGAGGAAAAGGAGAAGACGCCATTATTCGTCCGAATCAGGTAGTTCAACAGATACTGACTTGGAGTCTTCAGAATCTGATAGTGATTCCGACTCAGATGCATCCTCTTTAAGTGACACTAGCTCTTCTAGTGATGAAAAACGTAAGAAAAGGAAGAGATCTAAGAGGGATAGACATAAACGTGGAAAGGGGAAGGATAGGCGACGTGAAAAACGACGCAGAAGACGAGATAAAAAGTCCAAACGTAGAGCTAAAAG GGATGATGTCTCAGATAGTGAAAGCAACAGTAGAAGTGGAAGTAGCTCTGAAGAAAATAATGATGATTCGGTTGGAGCTTTTGATAAGAAGCAGAAAAGTGCTG GAAATCAATCTTATCTTGTTGAGAATTGGGAAACCACAACTGTAGATCATAGGAAGGTGAATGCAGCTGACATGTTCGACGCGGAGGAGGGTGAATTCCCCGAGGAGAATGGAGAACATCAAAACAATGGTGTTGGAATCGAAATGGGACCAGACAGAATGGCTGACAGACACCCTGATGTAGTAGCCGATGTTCCTGGCAAATCTAG GAGCCGAAGCTCAAGTCCTAGAAGAGCCCTGAGTAAGAGTATGAGCTTGAGTCCTCAGAGAACTGATGGAAGAAGTCCTGGTGTTGGTGCAAAGCATAACAGGAACAGGAGCCCATGTGTTAGTCGAAGTCCCCAGGTGCAGCAGATCTCTGATAAGGGCAGAAGTATGAGTCCAGTTAGAAGTGGAAGCAGAAGTATGAGTCCAGTTAGAAGTCCCCCAAGAAGGCAGGACAGAAATCTAAGTGTGAGCCCTCCAGCTAGGTCTCGTTCACCAAATAGCCATAGTAGAAGTGCCACAGTTTCTCCTCCCAGAATAAGAGTTACGCGGAGCCCGCTCAGAACTTCATCCAGGAGGTCATCATTGAGGTCGGCGAGTCGCAGTCCTGTGAGACCTTCTCGACGCAGTGTAAGCAGGAGCTCAGGCAAACCTTCTCGAAGGAGCTTAAGCAAAAGCCCAGTTAGATTATCCCAGAGAAGTGTTAGCAGAAGCTCAGGTAGGGCCCCCTCCAGAAGAAGCCCTAGTCGTAGTCCAGTAAGGGCACCTATCAGGACTAGGCGCCGAAGCTACTCAAGGAGTCCTGTAATATCAGGCCGGAGAGCAAGATCACCTGTTTCTAATCGTGGTGGGAGTTCTTCAAGAAGCCCTTCTGCTGATGGATCACCTAAACGGATCAGAAGAGGTAGGGGTTTTAGTGATCGATACGCTTACGTACGGCGTTACAGGAGTCGCTCCCGCTCTCCTGATCGTTCTCCCATAAGGTCATATCGATATGATGGTAGAAGTGAGCGTGATCG ATATCCAAATTTTAGAAGATCCCCAAGGCGTTATAGGAGCCCACCTCGTGGAAGAACTCCTTTGAG ATACAGGGGCAGAAGAAGCAGGTCTCGTAGCTCCAGCGTGTCTCGCAGTCCAATACGCTACCGCAACCGACGTTACAGCCGAAGCCCCATTCGAAGCCGCTCTCCGGTGGAGAGGTATCGTGGGTCCCCACGTGGTGAGAGGCGACGATCACCTTCACGTAGCCGAAGCCCATCTGCATCACAATCCCCTCGTGAATCACAATCTCCCAGGCGTGCTACAAAAGGGAACTCAAGGTCATCATCTGGTAGCCCTCCTAGAAAGACAGGTTTGGTTTCTTATGGAGACGTGTCACCCAATTCTAGTCATGAATAA
- the LOC142528039 gene encoding uncharacterized protein LOC142528039 isoform X1, with the protein MSFKGSAGGSQTSRMAYEFGRTHVVRPKGQHQATIVWLHGLGDKGSSWSQLLESLPLPNIKWICPTAPTRPVSLFGGFPSTAWFDAQDISADVLDDIPGLDASAAHVANLLLTEPADIKIGVGGFSMGAATALYSATCHVFRQYGNRHPYLINLSSIVCLSGWLPCSRTLRNWMETSNETIRRAASLPILLCHGTGDDVVAYKHGEKSACTLNSAGFQNLTFKTYEGLGHYTIPEEMDEVCRWLTVTLGLQGS; encoded by the exons ATGAGCTTCAAAGGCTCTGCTGGGG GTAGCCAAACATCTAGAATGGCGTATGAATTTGGAAGGACTCATGTTGTCAGGCCAAAAGGACAACATCAAGCTACAATAGTTTGGCTACATGGCCTTGGTGATAAAGGCTCAAG CTGGTCACAGCTTCTGGAAAGTCTTCCCCTTCCAAAT ATAAAGTGGATATGTCCGACCGCGCCTACGCGTCCAGTGTCTCTATTTGGGGGATTTCCTAGCACTGCTT GGTTTGATGCACAAGATATCTCGGCTGATGTCCTTGATGATATACCAGGATTGGACGCATCAGCAGCACATGTTGCGAATCTCTTGTTGACCGAGCCTGCTGATA TCAAGATAGGTGTTGGAGGCTTTAGCATGGGTGCTGCAACTGCACTTTACTCAGCCACATGCCACGTTTTTCGGCAATACGGAAACAGGCACCCATACTTGATTAACCTGAGCTCGATTGTCTGTCTCAGTGGCTGGCTTCCATGTTCAAG GACACTGAGGAACTGGATGGAAACATCGAATGAAACTATTAGGCGTGCGGCATCACTGCCCATTTTGCTTTGTCATGGCACTG GGGACGATGTTGTGGCTTATAAACACGGAGAAAAATCAGCTTGTACCTTAAATTCGGCTGGATTTCAAAATCTTACGTTTAAAACATACGAGGG GCTTGGGCATTACACAATTCCTGAAGAGATGGATGAAGTTTGTCGCTGGTTAACCGTAACATTGGGGCTTCAAGGGTCATAG
- the LOC142528039 gene encoding uncharacterized protein LOC142528039 isoform X2: MAYEFGRTHVVRPKGQHQATIVWLHGLGDKGSSWSQLLESLPLPNIKWICPTAPTRPVSLFGGFPSTAWFDAQDISADVLDDIPGLDASAAHVANLLLTEPADIKIGVGGFSMGAATALYSATCHVFRQYGNRHPYLINLSSIVCLSGWLPCSRTLRNWMETSNETIRRAASLPILLCHGTGDDVVAYKHGEKSACTLNSAGFQNLTFKTYEGLGHYTIPEEMDEVCRWLTVTLGLQGS, translated from the exons ATGGCGTATGAATTTGGAAGGACTCATGTTGTCAGGCCAAAAGGACAACATCAAGCTACAATAGTTTGGCTACATGGCCTTGGTGATAAAGGCTCAAG CTGGTCACAGCTTCTGGAAAGTCTTCCCCTTCCAAAT ATAAAGTGGATATGTCCGACCGCGCCTACGCGTCCAGTGTCTCTATTTGGGGGATTTCCTAGCACTGCTT GGTTTGATGCACAAGATATCTCGGCTGATGTCCTTGATGATATACCAGGATTGGACGCATCAGCAGCACATGTTGCGAATCTCTTGTTGACCGAGCCTGCTGATA TCAAGATAGGTGTTGGAGGCTTTAGCATGGGTGCTGCAACTGCACTTTACTCAGCCACATGCCACGTTTTTCGGCAATACGGAAACAGGCACCCATACTTGATTAACCTGAGCTCGATTGTCTGTCTCAGTGGCTGGCTTCCATGTTCAAG GACACTGAGGAACTGGATGGAAACATCGAATGAAACTATTAGGCGTGCGGCATCACTGCCCATTTTGCTTTGTCATGGCACTG GGGACGATGTTGTGGCTTATAAACACGGAGAAAAATCAGCTTGTACCTTAAATTCGGCTGGATTTCAAAATCTTACGTTTAAAACATACGAGGG GCTTGGGCATTACACAATTCCTGAAGAGATGGATGAAGTTTGTCGCTGGTTAACCGTAACATTGGGGCTTCAAGGGTCATAG